The genomic interval CCTCTACCATTTTTTCCTTTAAAAGCATTTGCCACACCTTTTGTATTCACGGTTAAAGAGTAAGGAGTTTTATTGGGATAAAAACGAGACTGAGAACGCATTCGAAAATCTTCACCTACGAGATAAGATTCTCCACTATTCCCCATTCCGGTGCGTTCAAGTAGTATTTTTTTTACTTTGTTGTAATCCAAAACTTTAATCAACGTCCCTTTTTTGGAGTTAGAGACAAAACCTATGGTCGTTTTATTTGCAACATGGTAGGGTGTAAAATCGTGAATTCCATCAATCTTTTTAATACTATCCGGTAGTTTTAAAACGCTACTATCAATATTTTGGTTGTACGAATCATAACTCTCAAACCGCTCCCACTCTGATTTTAGTAAATGTTCAATCTGGTTTTTCTTGAGTGTTTTAATCGAATTCAATTGCAGTAAAATACGATCGTTCAAAACGCTTGAAAACTGTTGGTAGGATGAAAAAGACAAGACCGTAATTACCAATGCAATTAAACTATTAATGATAATAAGTATTACTGTTTTGATGTTCATTACAATCTATTTTAAAGATTTAGATACCATTTATTTAGCATTATAAAAATAGGTATTTAAAAAACAATTGAGAAAATCTCTAATAATCGCCAACTATTTCCCAAGCCGATTAGACAAACATACAACCAAAATGGTTATAAAACTTAACTTCTATGCAACCAATTCTTGCTATTGTGCTCAGATCATCAAACTAAATAGTAAAAAACAAATTAGCCTTTTTTTTATAAAAATAACTGTTTTTATTATCATACAAAAATCAAACTACTCCTAAGAAAAGAAGATTCCCGATAGACGAATAGTTAATGGAAAAACTAAATATATCTTCACCACCGTTCATACTCTCTTTACTTCGGACGAATTCCTATTGTCTACCCAATTAGTCTGATAAATAATTGCGTAAACTTTTAGATTTGCATTACGAAATTGTCTTAATTGATAACTCCTTCACAACTACCTGCGACACAACAAATTCAAGTCTAGTTCCAAAATTGCAATATTAATTTAGTATTTTTAAGAAACCTATCTTTTATAAACGAGTTAAGTAGATAAAATACAGTATCATGAAAAAAAACATCCTTATTTACTATTCTAAAATTCGAAGACAATTGTGGTTTCGCCCACTTCTTTTTTGCTTATTCTCGGTTGCGGGCGCGCTGGTAGCACATCAAGTGGATGGTTTAGGATTGAGCGATCTTGTTCCCGATATTGAAACAGAATCAATTGAGGGGCTTTTGGACACTATATCTGCCAGCATGTTGGTCATCTCTATTTTCGCAGTAGGATCGATGCTGTCTGCATTTTCTACAGCCAGTAGTAATGCCACTCCCCGCTCTTTCAAAATTGTAGTTACTGATGATGTTTCCCAAAACGCACTTTCTGTTTTTATTGGGGCATTTATCTTTAGTATTGTAGCAACCATTGCTCTAGATAATGGTTATTATGGCAAAGCAGGTCGGTTTGTACTGTTTCTATTTACCCTGTTTTTATTTACCATTGTCATCCTTACTTTTTTACGATGGGTGGACCGAATTTCAAGATTAGGACGACTGGAACATACCATCGACCAAGTGGAAGCCGTTGCCGCCAAATCACTTTCTGAATACATCAAACATCCTTACTTAAAAGCATTGCCCGCTATAGGCGAACCAATTGCAAGTACTGCAATAACAAGCAATTGTGTAGGCTATGTGCAACACATCAACATGGCAGGCTTGCAATCATTGGCCAAAGACAACGATTTGAAAATTAGGCTGAATTGTCTTCCTGGTAAATTTGTACATGAAAATTTCACTATTGCCTATGTAGCCTCCGTAAAACAGATTGACCTTGATAAAATAGCACAAAAAATCAACTATGCTATTCGTGTTGGTCATACTAGATTATTTGAAGACGATCCACGTTTTGGAATTATCGCCTTAACAGAAATTGCTAGTAGAGCCTTGTCTCCCGGTATTAATGATCCTGGAACTGCCATACAAATTATTGGTAGCCAAGAAAGATTGTTGTTTTTATGGAATCAGGAAAGCAAAGATCATAAAACAGAAAAAACACAATATGACTGCATAGAGGTACCAACAATTTCGATGAATGATTTCTTTGATGATGCTTTCAGACCTATTGCAAGAGATGGCGCCAATAACATTGAAGTAATGTTACGCTTACAAAAGGCTTTTACCTCATTAGAAACCATCAACAACGCCGACATAAAATTATCGGCTATCCAACATTCGAAAGAAGCTTTTAGCAGAGCAAAAGGAGCTCTTGAGTCCCAAAAAGATCTCCTTATTTTAGAAGCAGAATGTTCCTTTAATAGATAATTTTAAATTGACTGGATAGCAAAAAAAAACTCAAAGCCTAAACAGACTTTGAGTTTTTCTTGGATTGTGTAAAATCCATTCTTACAGTTTAAAAAGAGTACTAATTTCCTATTTTCACATCTACTTTGTCAGCCTCTACTTTTAAACCATTTTTATCTACAGTAATACTTGTGCCTGATGAACTATCAACCGTTGTTGTTTCTTTTTCAATTACTGTTGTTGTGCCTGGCATGACAATAACTTCTTTATCTGCTTCTTTGTCTTTACATCCCATTACGGTTAACATCACTACTAAAGATAACAACCCGATTATTTTTTTACTATTTTTCATTTTATTTAATTTATTAAAGTGATTACTACTGTTTATTTTAATTGGTCTGTACAAAGGTGCGTTTAATGAACACAGTAGCTGTTATAAAATTTCGCAAATACCTTATATCATTCACACATTAACCATAACAAACTACCTGATTTACAAAACTTTAAAAGCCGTTTTTGAACTAAGGAGAAATCAATCCCTTTATTTTAAATAACTATAAAGTCTATTTATCCAATTCAATTGCATTATATATAATAGAAACAAAAACTACACTCTTACCATCCGAATATCAATCTCTCTATCTACAAATTCCCATTCTTCAGATTGGCGCAATTTACTGAGTAGTTCATTAAATGCAGGTTCGTCTTCTGGAGCAAATTCAAACCAAGTTAAAAAATCAAAAGGTTCATCAATGTCTCTAGAATGAAACAATTGACGGGCAATGGCTGGTAAATATTGCATTCCATGATGCGTATGACGGGATTGCTTTTCCATGATTTGTCGGCGTTCATCTTGAGCCAGATTCCACCAAGCTTCATTTTTTCGAATGGGAATGAAAGCGGCATAAGTAGCTTTTTTTCGACCGAGGTCTTCTTGTTTGGCAGTGAGTTTGTCTTTTTCAGCTTTTTCGGTGTAGCGCAAATTACTAATCACTCCTTTCAATGACCAAATCCCTTCAAAACGATTGATTAACGAACTTTGAATTTTATCTACATGCGTCACTTTTGGCAAAGACTCGCCTATCAAAGTGGTTGATTTAATTATTTTCCAATCTCCTGTGGTACCGCCTATAAAGTCAAAAATAGTATTGTTC from Flavobacterium ovatum carries:
- a CDS encoding chlorite dismutase family protein, with protein sequence MNNTIFDFIGGTTGDWKIIKSTTLIGESLPKVTHVDKIQSSLINRFEGIWSLKGVISNLRYTEKAEKDKLTAKQEDLGRKKATYAAFIPIRKNEAWWNLAQDERRQIMEKQSRHTHHGMQYLPAIARQLFHSRDIDEPFDFLTWFEFAPEDEPAFNELLSKLRQSEEWEFVDREIDIRMVRV
- a CDS encoding DUF2254 domain-containing protein, whose translation is MKKNILIYYSKIRRQLWFRPLLFCLFSVAGALVAHQVDGLGLSDLVPDIETESIEGLLDTISASMLVISIFAVGSMLSAFSTASSNATPRSFKIVVTDDVSQNALSVFIGAFIFSIVATIALDNGYYGKAGRFVLFLFTLFLFTIVILTFLRWVDRISRLGRLEHTIDQVEAVAAKSLSEYIKHPYLKALPAIGEPIASTAITSNCVGYVQHINMAGLQSLAKDNDLKIRLNCLPGKFVHENFTIAYVASVKQIDLDKIAQKINYAIRVGHTRLFEDDPRFGIIALTEIASRALSPGINDPGTAIQIIGSQERLLFLWNQESKDHKTEKTQYDCIEVPTISMNDFFDDAFRPIARDGANNIEVMLRLQKAFTSLETINNADIKLSAIQHSKEAFSRAKGALESQKDLLILEAECSFNR